A window of the Thalassospira indica genome harbors these coding sequences:
- a CDS encoding TRAP transporter small permease, whose product MFSRFVNVIDRLGGGIAGVLNLIGGLALVALIPSFAWLVFGRYVLNETPTWVEQVSLILIVLITFPVAAAGIRDNSHLSVSFFRDALPPKMAAIVAAIGYGASAWFGYWMLIGAMDLVAFNWAKTMPIIHISDGLRSVPMAVCGAGIMFYSVVHILKIAVRWKTISQARIYHDDLLNEDVK is encoded by the coding sequence ATGTTTTCTCGTTTTGTTAATGTGATTGATCGCTTGGGCGGTGGGATTGCCGGGGTGCTGAACCTGATTGGTGGTTTGGCCCTTGTCGCACTGATCCCGAGTTTCGCCTGGCTGGTGTTCGGGCGTTATGTCCTCAATGAAACACCGACCTGGGTCGAACAGGTTTCGCTTATTCTGATTGTGCTGATTACCTTTCCGGTAGCAGCTGCGGGCATCCGCGACAACAGCCACCTTTCCGTTTCCTTTTTCCGCGATGCATTGCCGCCGAAAATGGCCGCCATTGTTGCGGCCATCGGATATGGCGCGTCGGCCTGGTTTGGCTATTGGATGCTGATCGGGGCGATGGATCTGGTTGCGTTTAACTGGGCCAAGACCATGCCGATCATTCATATTTCAGATGGCTTGCGGTCCGTTCCGATGGCAGTGTGCGGTGCGGGGATCATGTTTTACAGCGTGGTTCATATCCTCAAGATCGCGGTGCGGTGGAAAACCATTTCCCAGGCCCGCATTTACCATGATGATCTTTTGAATGAGGACGTGAAATAA
- a CDS encoding RNA polymerase sigma factor, with amino-acid sequence MAVCDRSWDNLYQQYHDRLLRQVQKYLPTRDESQDVLQDLYVQLRHRKIDPADIANPPAFLMRMATNLAIDALRRNNRNPVEFTDPTEISEMDGAGSQSATPEQISSDRQRLEIIRRAIDDLPPRCREVFLLCKRDHLSTVEVAEQLGISRNMVEKHLRQALGHCKQVLARHEN; translated from the coding sequence ATGGCGGTCTGTGACCGTTCTTGGGATAATCTTTATCAGCAATATCATGACCGTTTGTTGCGACAGGTGCAGAAATATCTGCCCACCCGCGACGAAAGCCAGGACGTGTTGCAGGATCTTTATGTGCAACTGCGCCATCGCAAAATCGATCCGGCTGACATTGCCAATCCTCCGGCCTTTTTGATGCGCATGGCGACCAATCTGGCAATTGATGCCTTGCGTCGCAACAATCGCAATCCGGTTGAATTCACCGACCCGACCGAAATCAGCGAGATGGATGGTGCAGGCAGCCAGTCCGCCACTCCAGAACAGATCAGTTCTGATCGCCAGCGTCTTGAGATCATCCGACGTGCGATTGATGATCTGCCGCCGCGCTGCCGCGAGGTGTTCTTGCTGTGCAAACGCGATCATCTGAGTACCGTGGAAGTGGCCGAACAACTTGGCATCAGTCGCAATATGGTGGAAAAGCATTTGCGTCAGGCGCTTGGACATTGCAAACAGGTGCTGGCGCGCCATGAAAATTAA
- a CDS encoding flagellin, with product MALNIISNYAANVAHRNLSASDEMATRSLSKLSSGTRVVSARDDAASMAIGARLNATTQALKTASVNVGQANSMLQIADGGMATIDDVLVRMKTLAVQASSGNLSDTERGFLNDEFVQLRDEIDRIASSTNFNGIQLLGDGGDVAINLTPATANEALTPAFGFDRFAITDNNYWAQDAAEDGVDDNGIEVRIGRMADGQVIMTVLTAIDGTLDRTQSIDVTDFAATGGSQAIDPGKNAILNFDELGLSIQINTNFSDTVDYVAVSAANNFGFNSANTDFMGSGIDTSGGQFFFMEEDKGQQLSDTIEFQVGGGNTANDRLSINLSAVDSAVLGSSGLGQESLEDLGTNAISTAAGAQNAVEVVTRAIDDLQRARAAVGTSQNRLDFAAQNLASTQENTESARSTLLDLDVAAEMTAFTSKQILVQSGVAMLAQANQMPQNLLRLLQG from the coding sequence ATGGCACTCAACATTATATCCAACTATGCGGCAAATGTTGCGCATCGCAACTTGTCTGCTTCTGACGAGATGGCGACCCGTTCGCTATCGAAACTGTCTTCTGGTACCCGTGTTGTTTCTGCACGTGACGATGCCGCCTCCATGGCCATCGGTGCGCGTTTGAACGCAACCACCCAGGCTCTCAAAACAGCAAGCGTTAACGTTGGTCAGGCCAACTCGATGCTCCAGATCGCCGATGGCGGTATGGCAACCATCGATGACGTTCTCGTTCGTATGAAAACGCTGGCTGTCCAGGCGTCCTCTGGCAACCTGTCCGATACCGAACGCGGTTTCCTCAATGACGAATTCGTCCAACTGCGTGACGAAATCGACCGAATCGCATCCTCGACCAACTTCAATGGCATTCAACTGCTTGGCGATGGGGGTGATGTTGCAATTAATCTCACACCTGCCACCGCCAATGAAGCGCTGACGCCCGCTTTCGGCTTTGACCGGTTCGCTATCACGGACAACAATTACTGGGCACAGGACGCGGCTGAAGATGGTGTCGACGATAACGGCATAGAAGTCAGAATTGGCCGAATGGCCGACGGCCAGGTGATTATGACCGTTCTGACTGCGATAGATGGCACTCTAGACCGGACCCAGTCGATCGACGTCACGGATTTTGCTGCTACAGGTGGGTCACAGGCCATTGATCCCGGCAAAAATGCAATTTTGAACTTTGATGAGTTGGGCCTGTCAATTCAGATCAACACAAACTTCTCTGACACAGTCGATTATGTTGCCGTCAGTGCAGCCAACAATTTTGGCTTCAACTCGGCTAACACCGATTTCATGGGATCTGGCATAGATACATCCGGTGGACAGTTCTTTTTCATGGAAGAGGACAAGGGCCAGCAGCTCTCCGACACAATTGAGTTCCAGGTCGGTGGCGGCAACACCGCCAATGATCGTCTTTCGATTAACCTGAGCGCAGTTGACTCTGCGGTACTGGGATCATCTGGTCTCGGTCAGGAGTCTCTTGAAGACCTTGGTACGAACGCCATCTCGACAGCCGCTGGTGCACAGAATGCTGTTGAAGTTGTGACCCGTGCGATCGACGACTTGCAGCGCGCCCGTGCTGCGGTTGGCACCTCCCAGAACCGTCTGGACTTTGCCGCCCAGAACCTTGCATCGACGCAGGAAAATACGGAATCGGCGCGTTCCACCCTGCTTGATCTGGATGTTGCCGCCGAAATGACGGCCTTTACCTCAAAACAGATTCTGGTTCAGTCCGGTGTCGCCATGCTGGCCCAAGCCAACCAGATGCCGCAAAACCTGCTGCGGTTGCTGCAAGGCTAA
- a CDS encoding FecR family protein: MTEFRYPDDCQSNDDIADYWAVRLDDVQLSAAEEIAFEHWQAADAKNPARLIRARQTWQGMEIAAAEFSDDEDHSIRSRKPVHDSGFDSEAVRRDLERLGALEGGNSRLPGMRSAKRRARPMLAIFTILVLLGLWGYSAFQPDADLIAESNPDVVGEVHELADGSRIWMEPGTRVALAYDDQYRDLTVLEGGVFIEVAKDSTRPLRIHLNKLTATAVGTAFSASKWGGHVRVEVSEGTVDLESRTAKFARLTAGRASWQDADGDMHYGMVALDRVGAWRDGRWVVNDMPIDELFARLSPLMDGISFVRDPRLGDITVSGSFDLTKPDGAYGAILAAYGLTDRAVPGGFRIISKK, translated from the coding sequence ATGACCGAATTCCGCTATCCCGACGACTGCCAGAGCAATGACGACATTGCCGATTACTGGGCTGTGCGCCTTGATGATGTGCAACTCAGTGCCGCTGAAGAAATCGCCTTTGAACACTGGCAGGCGGCTGATGCGAAAAACCCTGCACGCCTGATCCGGGCGCGTCAGACATGGCAGGGCATGGAAATCGCTGCTGCCGAATTTTCAGACGATGAAGACCATTCGATCAGGTCGCGCAAACCAGTTCATGACAGCGGCTTTGATAGCGAAGCCGTCCGGCGTGACCTTGAACGATTAGGTGCGCTTGAAGGCGGCAACAGTCGCCTGCCGGGCATGCGATCCGCCAAGCGCCGCGCCCGGCCGATGTTGGCGATTTTCACCATTCTGGTGCTTCTGGGACTGTGGGGCTATTCCGCGTTTCAACCTGATGCCGATCTGATTGCGGAAAGCAATCCGGATGTTGTCGGTGAAGTTCATGAACTTGCCGACGGATCGCGCATCTGGATGGAGCCAGGCACGCGCGTTGCCTTGGCCTATGACGATCAGTATCGCGACCTTACTGTTCTTGAAGGCGGTGTATTCATCGAAGTCGCCAAGGACAGTACACGACCGCTTCGCATCCATCTTAACAAACTGACGGCAACGGCGGTCGGTACGGCATTCAGCGCCTCGAAATGGGGTGGCCATGTCCGGGTCGAGGTTTCCGAAGGCACGGTCGATCTTGAAAGCCGCACGGCAAAATTCGCCCGTCTGACTGCCGGTCGGGCATCCTGGCAGGATGCGGATGGCGACATGCATTACGGTATGGTGGCACTGGATCGGGTTGGCGCGTGGCGCGATGGGCGCTGGGTGGTCAATGACATGCCGATTGACGAGTTGTTTGCCCGTCTTTCGCCTTTGATGGACGGTATCAGCTTCGTGCGCGATCCGCGCTTGGGCGATATCACGGTTTCGGGCAGTTTCGATCTGACCAAACCGGACGGGGCTTATGGTGCTATTCTGGCGGCCTATGGCCTGACGGACCGCGCTGTTCCGGGCGGGTTCAGAATAATTTCAAAAAAATAG
- a CDS encoding SMP-30/gluconolactonase/LRE family protein gives MTGGVMYQPEILSDETFTLAECPNWDAANNRLYWTDILNCKLHALDVATGLRKTWTFDSELGCFGLTDQGRIIVALRKDILFLDPKTDARAPLCRIEDGINSRTNDGKIGPDGAFWVGTMDDNPEKMPIASLYRITADGKIEEKATGFKISNGIAWSADGAKMYHSDSRGPWVNRWDFDVATGNISNCTRYLDLDDRLGRPDGGAVDAEGCYWSAGVSAGNLNRFAPDGTLLKSIPMPMPNPTMPCFGGPDMKTLYVTSHQEGYSPEKRAEFPHAGKLVKLRVEVPGVPVTKFRENSERRAYPR, from the coding sequence ATCAGCCGGAAATTCTCAGTGATGAGACTTTCACTTTGGCGGAATGCCCCAATTGGGATGCGGCCAACAATCGGCTTTACTGGACAGACATCCTTAATTGCAAACTGCACGCGCTTGATGTTGCCACGGGCCTGCGCAAAACATGGACCTTTGACAGCGAGCTTGGCTGTTTCGGGCTGACCGACCAGGGCCGCATTATCGTGGCCCTGCGCAAGGATATCCTTTTCCTTGATCCGAAAACCGACGCGCGCGCCCCGCTGTGTCGCATTGAAGACGGGATCAACAGCCGCACCAATGATGGCAAGATCGGCCCGGATGGCGCGTTCTGGGTCGGCACCATGGATGACAATCCTGAAAAGATGCCTATTGCCTCGCTCTATCGAATTACGGCTGATGGCAAGATCGAGGAAAAGGCAACCGGTTTCAAAATTTCCAACGGCATTGCCTGGTCCGCTGACGGGGCGAAAATGTATCACTCGGACTCACGCGGGCCGTGGGTCAATCGCTGGGATTTTGATGTTGCCACGGGCAATATTTCCAACTGCACGCGTTACCTTGATCTCGATGATCGGCTTGGCCGTCCCGATGGTGGCGCTGTGGATGCCGAAGGATGCTATTGGTCGGCGGGGGTGTCGGCGGGCAACCTTAATCGCTTTGCCCCGGATGGGACGCTTTTGAAATCGATCCCGATGCCAATGCCCAATCCGACCATGCCGTGTTTCGGCGGGCCGGACATGAAGACGCTGTATGTCACCAGCCATCAGGAAGGCTATAGCCCGGAAAAACGCGCCGAATTCCCGCATGCCGGGAAGCTGGTCAAGCTGCGCGTTGAAGTGCCCGGTGTGCCGGTGACCAAGTTCCGCGAAAATAGCGAGCGCCGTGCGTACCCCCGCTAG
- a CDS encoding TRAP transporter large permease — protein sequence MGMTILLGVFAIGILIGMPVAIALGIAALGAFFVEGLPTLIAFQRIGSGISAFSLLAIPFFIFAGELMLHGGIATRLVQFATALVGSRRGGLGIVNVFSSMLFGGISGSAVADTSALGSILIPVMKKEGYRADYAVNVTVTSSIAGIMIPPSHNMILYAVAAGGGISISKLFMAGVVPGIIMCLLLGLATWLVAIKHGYPAEPFPGWAVVWRTAVRAVPGFFTAVIIVGGVLSGVFTVTESGAIGVAYALIITGLVYRELSWAGFIAAVKQSAKTTALVMLLVGCASAYGYMLAFYQVPDALADAITGITDNPIMVLLLINVMLLVAGMIMDMAALILICTPIFLPLAMQFGMDPIQFGMVLMMNLGLGLCTPPVGSCLFVGCAIGGVKIEKAVQTIWPFYLAILTALLLTTYIPAISLTLPNLVFGS from the coding sequence ATGGGCATGACCATTCTTCTGGGCGTGTTTGCCATTGGTATTCTGATCGGCATGCCCGTTGCCATTGCACTTGGCATTGCCGCCCTTGGCGCGTTCTTTGTCGAAGGCCTTCCGACCCTGATTGCGTTTCAGCGCATCGGATCGGGGATCTCGGCCTTTTCGCTTCTGGCCATTCCGTTCTTTATTTTTGCCGGTGAATTGATGCTTCACGGCGGGATTGCGACGAGGCTTGTGCAATTTGCGACCGCCTTGGTCGGCAGCCGTCGCGGCGGCCTTGGCATTGTGAATGTGTTTTCATCGATGCTGTTTGGCGGCATTTCCGGTTCTGCTGTGGCCGATACGTCGGCCCTTGGCTCGATCCTGATCCCGGTGATGAAAAAGGAAGGCTACCGCGCGGATTATGCGGTCAACGTTACGGTGACCTCATCGATTGCCGGCATCATGATCCCGCCCAGCCACAACATGATCCTGTATGCGGTGGCGGCCGGTGGCGGCATTTCGATCTCCAAACTTTTCATGGCCGGTGTGGTGCCGGGCATTATCATGTGCCTGTTGCTCGGGCTTGCAACCTGGCTGGTTGCGATCAAGCACGGCTATCCGGCGGAACCGTTCCCGGGTTGGGCAGTGGTTTGGCGTACGGCGGTTCGCGCAGTTCCGGGCTTCTTTACCGCAGTCATTATTGTCGGCGGGGTCCTGAGCGGTGTGTTCACCGTAACCGAATCAGGGGCGATTGGTGTGGCCTATGCCCTGATCATTACCGGGCTGGTCTATCGTGAACTGAGCTGGGCCGGTTTTATCGCCGCGGTCAAACAATCGGCCAAGACGACGGCCCTTGTGATGCTGCTGGTGGGTTGCGCGTCAGCCTATGGTTACATGCTGGCGTTTTATCAGGTGCCGGATGCACTGGCCGATGCGATCACCGGCATTACCGACAATCCGATCATGGTGTTGTTGCTGATCAATGTCATGTTGCTGGTTGCCGGGATGATCATGGATATGGCAGCCCTTATCCTGATTTGCACGCCGATCTTCCTGCCGCTTGCCATGCAGTTCGGCATGGACCCGATCCAGTTCGGCATGGTTTTGATGATGAATTTGGGTCTTGGCCTGTGTACACCGCCTGTTGGGTCGTGCCTGTTTGTCGGCTGCGCGATTGGCGGGGTGAAAATCGAAAAGGCCGTTCAGACGATCTGGCCGTTTTATCTGGCGATCCTGACCGCACTTTTGCTGACAACCTATATTCCTGCGATTTCATTGACGCTTCCGAACCTTGTGTTTGGCAGTTAA
- a CDS encoding NAD-dependent epimerase/dehydratase family protein, with product MKRLLITGAGGNLGKICREGLKGYADVIRLSDISPMDPAGPNEEVVQCDLSDRAAVIELTKDVDGIIHLGGISIEAAFDDLLQANLAGTYNLYEGARQNGVKRIMFASSNHAIGFHKRTTKLDDTSEQRPDSLYGVTKCYGEAMASYYFDKFDVETVSVRIGSCFEKPKDRRMLSTWMSPRDFISLMKAIFNAPMTGHLVMYGVSDNTSKWWSNDHADFLGWKPQDSSEQFRAEIEAAFPPEDRHDPAVIYQGGGFAAKGHFED from the coding sequence ATGAAACGTTTGCTGATCACCGGTGCCGGTGGAAACCTTGGCAAGATCTGCCGCGAAGGGCTTAAGGGCTATGCCGATGTCATTCGCCTGTCTGATATTTCCCCAATGGATCCGGCTGGCCCAAACGAAGAAGTCGTGCAATGTGATCTGTCGGATCGTGCAGCCGTCATTGAACTGACCAAGGATGTTGATGGCATCATCCATCTTGGCGGCATTTCAATCGAGGCCGCTTTTGATGATCTGCTTCAGGCCAATCTTGCGGGCACCTATAACCTTTATGAAGGTGCGCGTCAGAACGGCGTTAAGCGCATCATGTTTGCCAGCTCCAACCATGCGATTGGTTTTCACAAACGCACGACCAAGCTGGATGACACATCCGAACAGCGCCCCGATAGCCTTTATGGCGTGACCAAATGTTACGGCGAGGCGATGGCAAGCTACTATTTCGACAAGTTCGATGTTGAAACCGTCTCGGTGCGCATTGGCTCGTGCTTTGAGAAGCCAAAGGATCGCCGGATGCTGTCCACCTGGATGAGCCCTCGTGATTTTATCTCGTTGATGAAGGCGATCTTTAACGCCCCGATGACCGGCCATCTCGTGATGTATGGCGTCTCAGACAACACATCGAAATGGTGGAGCAATGATCACGCGGACTTCCTGGGCTGGAAACCGCAAGACAGCTCCGAACAGTTCCGTGCTGAGATCGAGGCTGCGTTCCCGCCAGAAGATCGTCATGACCCGGCCGTGATTTATCAGGGTGGTGGTTTTGCCGCCAAGGGCCATTTTGAAGACTGA
- the kdgD gene encoding 5-dehydro-4-deoxyglucarate dehydratase codes for MHYLEMKKAIGAGLLSFPVTPFDAEGALDLATYRTHVGWLSQYPATALFAAGGTGEFFSLTPAEVVETVRAAKEVAGDTPIIAGCGYGTAMAVELAKACEEAGADGLLLLPQYLVGAEQEGLFARVKAVCDAVDIGVIVYNRDNSIITAETLAKLCDVCPNLVGFKDGHGNIEMVTKVCTVIGDRLSYIGGMPTAEVFAKAYKAAGVTTYSSAIFNFLPQQALDFYDALGRDDDAAMSRALTEFFYPYLDIRNRGKGYAVSIVKAGMRVIGRDTGPVRSPLTDLTDAEHDMLADVIRKAYGDAALRAA; via the coding sequence ATGCACTATCTAGAGATGAAAAAGGCGATTGGCGCCGGGTTGCTTTCTTTTCCGGTGACGCCTTTTGATGCCGAAGGCGCGCTTGATCTTGCGACCTATCGCACGCATGTCGGCTGGCTGTCGCAATATCCGGCAACCGCCCTTTTTGCAGCCGGTGGTACCGGGGAATTCTTTTCCCTGACCCCGGCCGAGGTGGTCGAAACCGTGCGTGCGGCCAAGGAAGTTGCGGGCGACACCCCGATCATCGCCGGGTGCGGGTATGGCACGGCCATGGCGGTTGAACTTGCCAAGGCCTGCGAGGAGGCCGGTGCGGATGGTCTTTTGCTGTTGCCGCAATATCTGGTTGGTGCCGAACAGGAAGGTCTGTTTGCCCGCGTGAAGGCGGTGTGTGATGCGGTCGATATCGGCGTGATTGTCTATAACCGCGACAATTCGATTATTACGGCTGAAACACTTGCCAAGCTGTGTGATGTCTGCCCGAACCTGGTCGGGTTCAAGGATGGTCATGGCAATATCGAAATGGTCACCAAGGTTTGCACCGTGATCGGGGATCGGCTGTCCTATATCGGCGGCATGCCGACAGCCGAGGTCTTTGCCAAGGCATACAAGGCAGCTGGTGTGACAACCTATTCATCGGCGATCTTCAACTTCCTGCCGCAACAGGCGCTTGATTTCTATGATGCGCTTGGCCGCGATGACGACGCCGCGATGAGCCGCGCACTGACCGAATTTTTCTATCCGTACCTTGATATCCGCAATCGTGGAAAGGGCTACGCCGTTTCCATCGTCAAGGCGGGCATGCGGGTGATCGGGCGCGATACCGGCCCGGTGCGCAGTCCGCTGACCGATTTGACCGATGCGGAACATGACATGCTGGCCGATGTGATCCGCAAGGCTTATGGCGACGCGGCCCTTCGCGCTGCCTGA
- a CDS encoding 2-keto-4-pentenoate hydratase yields MTDITAASRILADAFTTHTLIDPLPADIAPKTFEEAYAIQDATLAAVGIAQAGWKLAVATRAAQEKIGADGPLVGPLLDGRILGDGATLTTDDIHFPNIEAEIAVVMDSTPAPDATSSDILDHIKSMHLAIEIADRRYHEKQDPIQTLADLNSTSHFILGAEIDGWRDLGFIGGKVTTKSDGEVLASNDDPDAWPEIFGGLEYLVGFLAKRGKSLKAGDVITTGACALPTITPHGKIEAIFEGLGTVTAEIKKV; encoded by the coding sequence ATGACTGATATCACCGCCGCCAGCCGCATCCTTGCCGATGCCTTTACCACCCACACCCTGATTGATCCCCTGCCTGCTGACATTGCGCCCAAAACCTTTGAGGAGGCCTATGCCATTCAGGACGCCACCCTTGCCGCGGTCGGCATTGCGCAGGCGGGCTGGAAGCTTGCAGTTGCGACCCGTGCGGCACAGGAAAAGATCGGTGCCGATGGCCCGCTGGTGGGGCCGTTGCTGGATGGGCGTATTCTTGGCGATGGCGCGACACTGACCACCGACGACATCCATTTTCCCAATATCGAGGCGGAAATTGCGGTTGTCATGGACAGCACCCCTGCCCCGGATGCGACATCAAGCGATATCCTTGATCATATCAAAAGCATGCATCTGGCAATCGAGATTGCCGACCGCCGCTATCATGAAAAACAGGACCCGATCCAGACACTGGCCGACCTGAATTCGACCAGCCACTTCATCCTGGGTGCTGAAATTGACGGCTGGCGCGATCTTGGTTTTATCGGCGGCAAAGTCACCACCAAAAGTGACGGTGAAGTCCTTGCCAGCAATGATGATCCAGACGCCTGGCCAGAGATTTTTGGCGGGCTGGAATATCTGGTCGGGTTCCTTGCCAAGCGCGGCAAAAGCCTGAAGGCAGGTGACGTGATCACCACCGGCGCCTGCGCGCTTCCGACCATTACCCCGCATGGCAAGATCGAGGCGATCTTTGAGGGGCTTGGCACCGTCACGGCTGAAATCAAAAAGGTCTGA
- a CDS encoding TRAP transporter substrate-binding protein — MNKFIKTTTLTIAAAAVSVALASGAQAAEWRGWNIHPPEYPVSTGMEEFAKLINEKSGGDLEAKVYHGGVLGDQPDAIQQVRLGGLDWAVFNLGPLGEVAPEANVVSLPFIFKSVDAMHDVMDGPAGQQIADGLIEAGLQPLGWYDSGARSFYNSKRPINTPADLDGLKFRVMSNDLYVQMVDALGGNATPMAYSSVYQSLKTGVIDGAENNYPSYDSSGHFEAAKYYSVTQHLILPECLCMNKALYDSLSDEEKKIVHEAAEASVTVQRAAWADRAEQSKEKVIAAGIEVNEIADKQAFQDAMQPVYDNFLKANPDLADLVKAIQDAQK, encoded by the coding sequence ATGAACAAGTTTATCAAAACCACAACGCTGACGATTGCGGCGGCTGCCGTCTCGGTGGCGCTGGCATCCGGTGCGCAGGCCGCCGAATGGCGCGGCTGGAACATTCATCCGCCGGAATACCCGGTTTCGACCGGCATGGAAGAATTCGCCAAGCTGATCAATGAAAAGTCCGGCGGCGATCTGGAAGCCAAGGTTTATCACGGCGGCGTTCTGGGCGATCAGCCTGATGCGATCCAGCAGGTCCGTCTGGGCGGTCTGGACTGGGCTGTTTTCAACCTCGGCCCGCTGGGTGAAGTCGCCCCCGAAGCCAACGTTGTGTCGCTGCCTTTCATCTTCAAAAGCGTCGATGCCATGCATGACGTCATGGATGGCCCGGCTGGTCAGCAGATCGCCGATGGCCTGATCGAAGCTGGCTTGCAGCCGCTTGGCTGGTATGACTCTGGTGCGCGTTCGTTCTATAACTCCAAGCGTCCGATCAATACCCCGGCGGACCTTGACGGTTTGAAATTCCGCGTCATGAGCAACGATCTTTATGTTCAGATGGTTGATGCGCTGGGCGGTAACGCGACCCCGATGGCCTATAGCTCGGTCTATCAGTCGCTGAAAACCGGCGTGATTGACGGTGCGGAAAACAACTACCCGTCTTATGACAGCTCCGGGCATTTTGAGGCGGCGAAATACTATTCCGTCACCCAGCACCTGATCCTTCCGGAATGCCTGTGCATGAACAAGGCGCTTTATGACAGCCTGTCGGACGAGGAAAAGAAAATCGTCCACGAAGCAGCTGAAGCATCTGTCACCGTACAGCGTGCCGCATGGGCCGATCGTGCAGAGCAGTCCAAGGAAAAAGTCATTGCCGCGGGCATCGAAGTCAACGAGATCGCCGATAAGCAGGCTTTCCAGGATGCCATGCAGCCGGTCTATGACAACTTCCTGAAAGCCAACCCGGATCTTGCCGATCTGGTCAAGGCGATCCAGGACGCGCAGAAATAA